TAAAGCAAAACCGAAAGCCTCCTACCTCCCGAAATTGGTGCAAGACCTCCCTCACACGAGTCAGATGATTAGGCAAACGCGCGATTTCAACCTCACTACCTGCCAAATCAATTTCAGCAGGGATCATCGCTAAATTCTCCGCTAACTCCACGATCTTGCTGGACACCGTCGCTCGACCCTGGAGCACTTCATAAAGGCTACATCCCTCTTTGGGCTCAAGCCCCAAGGCGCTCGTCGCATTAGCCTGGGGATCGAGGTCGATTAACAAAGTGCGACGCCCTAAATTTGCCAAAGCATGCGAAAGATTTACAGCAGTTGTTGTCTTACCCACACCGCCCTTTTGGTTTGCGACGGCATAAATTCTCATGACGCCACAACCTAACGCCTTCACCTGTCTAGCGCAAAACAAAAGCACAGCATTGCCATTCCTCACTCGTTTGCTAATCAGCGCTATCCCATGGATCTCAAAAAACGTTTCCTACGATGGCGTGAGTATCGCTCACTCCGCGCCCACGCTATCGAATATCGTCGTATCCTCAAAAAAATGCACACCTACAGGCGCGATGTCCTAAGCCCAGAAAAATCTAAAGCCGTTAAAGAATCCATCGAACAGCTGACCATCGCGATCCGTTCGCAAAATGTATCCCTACTCAAAAACGCCATTGAACAAAGCCTCCGCGTCTACGACACCACCTTCACACGCAGCTCATGGGATTGGCTCAAGGAAAACTGCGAGGTCTTCCTCGTCGCAGGTGTCCTTGCTTTCGCCATAAAGGCTTATTTTCTCCAACCCTTCAAAATCCCCACCGGCTCCATGTGGCCCACCCTCTCTGGCATTGAAATTGAGGCTTACGATCAGCCGCTTCCCAACCCACTCGTGCGTTTCATTGAGCAAGTCATTTTCGGTAGAACATACGGCCGCTATATAGCCCCGCGTGACCTCCACCTCGTCGCCATTGAGCCAGGCAGCAACTTCATTTGGTTCGAGTGGTCTTACCTTCGCTTCGATGATGGCTCGCGCGTGAAGATCTGGCTAAACCCTAAGCTCATCCGTGAAAAACTCGATCTCCGCCCCGGCCGATATTTCAAAGCAGGAGACTATGTCTTCAGCTACCGTCAAGAAACCGGTGACCAAGTTCTCGTAAATAAAATGATCTACCATTTCCGCCGCCCTGAGCGCGGCGAAATTTTCGTCTTCAAGACAACTGGCATTCGAGACATCGAACTTCAAAATGCACTCGAAGGCATCTATCACGACCAGCATTACATCAAGCGTTGCGTCGGCACACCAGGCGACACTCTACGAATCGATCCACCTTATCTCTACGTCCGCGGTCGGCCTCTCCAAGGTCGCCGCATCTTCGAAAAACAATATCAACAAATAGATCAATACAGCGGCTACCTTATCGACTCACAGCAACATTATCTCCGCTCACCTAATGAAATCTTCACACTTCGCGATAACGAATATTTCGCTATAGGTGATAATGCCCGCGCAAGCTGGGACAGCCGATACTGGGGCCCTGTCCCAGCCCGCAATCTCGTCGGCACCCCTCTCATCGTCTACTGGCCATTCGGAAAACGATGGGGAAGCGTCGAATAATTCTTATGCTCTTCCAAAACTAAAGTTAAACCTCCAATAACATCCCCACCATGAAGCGCTCCCAAATCGAAACACTTCTCCAGCGCTGGATGGCCGAAGGCCTCATTGAACCTCGACAAGCCGAAGCCATCCTCGCTCGCTACCCCCTACACTCTACCTCAAAAACCCTCACTCTCATCTTTGCCGTCATAGGCGTAGGCTGTCTAATCCTCGGGCTCACCCTCTATATTTCCAGCAACTGGGAAGCTATCCCAGACTTAGCAAAGCTCATCGCCCTCCTCGCACTACTAACCCTCACCGGCATTCTCGCCATCGAGTCACACTCCCGCAACCGTCCCACCTATCTCCGAGAGACGGCTTATGCCGCAACAGCCATCCTTCCACTTCTCACCCTTGCTCTCATCACTCAGACCTTTCATATCTACGGCGACCTTTCTCACCTCTTCCTCGTCTGGGCTATTGCCCTTGTGCCTCTTACTCTCCTAAGCCTATCTACTGCAGTTTGGTGCTTTCAAATCCTCGCCTTCCAACTATATTTCTTATCACACCAGTTCCACTACCTCACCAATAATTCCTGGCTGGAGAGCCAAATCCTCTTTGCCGTAGTCCTTGCTCTTATCTCTCAACTATGGCGCCTCAGTCCCTCTCAGCATCATCGCTACATCGGTGAATATTGGGCTCTGCTCTCAGGTTTCACCGCTTGCTACATCCATGGCTTTGTAAGCTCGCGCAACTGGTGGTTCCTTATCG
This DNA window, taken from Candidatus Methylacidiphilales bacterium, encodes the following:
- a CDS encoding AAA family ATPase, which codes for MLLFCARQVKALGCGVMRIYAVANQKGGVGKTTTAVNLSHALANLGRRTLLIDLDPQANATSALGLEPKEGCSLYEVLQGRATVSSKIVELAENLAMIPAEIDLAGSEVEIARLPNHLTRVREVLHQFREVGGFRFCF
- the lepB gene encoding signal peptidase I, with the translated sequence MDLKKRFLRWREYRSLRAHAIEYRRILKKMHTYRRDVLSPEKSKAVKESIEQLTIAIRSQNVSLLKNAIEQSLRVYDTTFTRSSWDWLKENCEVFLVAGVLAFAIKAYFLQPFKIPTGSMWPTLSGIEIEAYDQPLPNPLVRFIEQVIFGRTYGRYIAPRDLHLVAIEPGSNFIWFEWSYLRFDDGSRVKIWLNPKLIREKLDLRPGRYFKAGDYVFSYRQETGDQVLVNKMIYHFRRPERGEIFVFKTTGIRDIELQNALEGIYHDQHYIKRCVGTPGDTLRIDPPYLYVRGRPLQGRRIFEKQYQQIDQYSGYLIDSQQHYLRSPNEIFTLRDNEYFAIGDNARASWDSRYWGPVPARNLVGTPLIVYWPFGKRWGSVE
- a CDS encoding DUF2157 domain-containing protein, giving the protein MKRSQIETLLQRWMAEGLIEPRQAEAILARYPLHSTSKTLTLIFAVIGVGCLILGLTLYISSNWEAIPDLAKLIALLALLTLTGILAIESHSRNRPTYLRETAYAATAILPLLTLALITQTFHIYGDLSHLFLVWAIALVPLTLLSLSTAVWCFQILAFQLYFLSHQFHYLTNNSWLESQILFAVVLALISQLWRLSPSQHHRYIGEYWALLSGFTACYIHGFVSSRNWWFLIAAVALLVLIYSVNKSRPHLLNLALLFLALIMIAFFFHYIYSYLYTALGFMIAGFFILATTWAWWSLHKLVARKSSQSEPPTPSK